A window from Streptomyces subrutilus encodes these proteins:
- a CDS encoding amino acid permease: MSKDLKSPFRTKSVEQSIRDTEEPDHALRKSLSAWDLTVFGVGVIIGTGIFVLTGKVAKETAGPATALAFVVAGIVCALAALCYAEFASTVPVAGSAYTFSYASIGELPAWIIGWDLVLEFALGTAVVAVGWSGYVRSLMDNAGINLPAALEGPDVPGGTFDLLAFVLVLVLTAVLVVGVKLSARITTVVVAIKVTVVLIVIVAGVFFIKGSNYRPFIPEAVPQQGGGGLDAPLVQLMFGFTPTNFGVMGIFTAASVVFFAFIGFDVVATAAEETKLPQRDMPRGILGSLLICTVLYVAVSLVVTGMQHYTELSVSAPLADAFEAAGHPVYGDIISFGAAIGLVTVCMILLLGQTRVFFAMSRDGLLPRFFSRTHPRFQTPYRPTVLLGVIIAVVAGFTSINELATLVNIGTLFAFVVVALGVIILRRTRPDLPRAFRTPLVPLVPVVSIAASVWLMLNLPTETWLRFAIWMVIGIAVYFLYGRSHSRLGRSGPDAEF; encoded by the coding sequence GTGAGCAAGGATCTGAAGAGCCCCTTCCGTACGAAATCCGTGGAGCAGTCCATCCGCGACACGGAGGAGCCGGACCACGCACTGCGCAAGTCCCTCTCCGCCTGGGACCTGACCGTCTTCGGCGTCGGCGTCATCATCGGCACCGGCATCTTCGTCCTGACGGGCAAGGTCGCCAAGGAGACCGCCGGGCCCGCCACCGCCCTGGCCTTCGTCGTCGCGGGCATCGTCTGCGCCCTGGCAGCCCTGTGCTACGCCGAATTCGCCTCGACGGTCCCCGTCGCCGGTTCGGCGTACACCTTCTCGTACGCCTCGATCGGCGAGCTGCCCGCGTGGATCATCGGCTGGGACCTGGTGCTGGAGTTCGCGCTGGGCACCGCGGTCGTCGCGGTCGGCTGGTCGGGGTACGTGCGCTCGCTGATGGACAACGCCGGGATCAACCTCCCGGCCGCGCTGGAGGGGCCGGACGTGCCGGGCGGCACGTTCGACCTGCTGGCCTTCGTGCTGGTCCTGGTCCTCACGGCGGTCCTGGTCGTCGGCGTGAAGCTCTCCGCACGGATCACCACGGTCGTCGTCGCGATCAAGGTGACCGTGGTGCTCATCGTGATCGTCGCGGGCGTGTTCTTCATCAAGGGCAGCAACTACCGGCCCTTCATCCCCGAGGCCGTGCCCCAGCAGGGCGGCGGGGGACTCGACGCGCCCCTGGTCCAGCTGATGTTCGGGTTCACGCCGACCAACTTCGGCGTCATGGGCATCTTCACCGCCGCCTCCGTGGTCTTCTTCGCCTTCATCGGCTTCGACGTCGTCGCGACGGCCGCCGAGGAGACCAAGCTGCCGCAGCGCGACATGCCCCGCGGCATCCTGGGCTCGCTGCTGATCTGCACCGTGCTGTACGTGGCGGTCTCGCTCGTGGTCACCGGCATGCAGCACTACACCGAGCTGTCCGTGAGCGCCCCACTGGCCGACGCCTTCGAAGCCGCCGGCCATCCCGTGTACGGCGACATCATCAGCTTCGGAGCCGCCATCGGCCTGGTCACGGTCTGCATGATCCTGCTGCTGGGCCAGACCCGGGTGTTCTTCGCCATGAGCCGCGACGGCCTGCTGCCGCGCTTCTTCTCCCGTACCCACCCGAGGTTCCAGACGCCCTACCGGCCGACCGTCCTGCTCGGCGTGATCATCGCCGTCGTCGCCGGCTTCACCAGCATCAACGAGCTCGCGACCCTGGTGAACATCGGCACCCTGTTCGCCTTCGTCGTCGTCGCCCTCGGCGTGATCATCCTGCGCCGCACCCGGCCCGACCTGCCGCGGGCGTTCCGCACCCCGCTGGTGCCGCTGGTGCCGGTCGTGTCGATCGCGGCCTCGGTCTGGCTGATGCTCAACCTGCCGACCGAGACCTGGCTGCGGTTCGCGATCTGGATGGTGATCGGCATCGCCGTCTACTTCCTGTACGGCCGCAGCCACAGCCGGCTGGGCCGCTCGGGCCCCGACGCCGAGTTCTAG
- the dxs gene encoding 1-deoxy-D-xylulose-5-phosphate synthase — protein sequence MLLTRIKGPRDLDRLGREELDQLAAEIRSFLVDAVSKTGGHLGPNLGVVELTIALHRVFDSPKDKVLFDTGHQAYVHKLLTGRQDFGGLRTKGGLSGYPSRAESEHDVIENSHASTVLGWADGFAKANEVLGREDHHVAAVIGDGALTGGMAWEALNNIAAAKDRPLVIVVNDNERSYGPTIGGLANHLATLRTTDGYERFLARGKDLLERTPVVGKPLYETLHGAKKGLKDFIAPQGMFEDLGLKYVGPIDGHDIEALESALQRAKRFGGPVIVHCLTQKGRGYEPAVQDEADRFHAVGVIHPDTGLPVKTAAASWTSVFADEMVKLGKDRKDIVAITAAMLQPVGLKKFADAYPDRIFDVGIAEQHGATSAAGLASGGVHPVFAVYATFLNRAFDQVLMDVALHKCGVTFVLDRAGVTGDDGASHNGMWDMSILQVVPGLRLAAPRDAEQLRAQLREAVAVEDAPTVVRYSKGVVGPAVPAVGRIGGMDVLRSPAPEVTRPDVLIVSVGALAPMCLEIADLLDKQGISSTVVDPRWVKPVDEALAPLADGHRVVVTVEDNGRTGGVGAAVSQALRDAGVDVPLRDFGIPQRFLDHALRKEIMAEIGLTAPDIARQVTGLVAKLDGRYENEPAATVD from the coding sequence GTGCTGCTGACCCGCATCAAGGGACCGCGCGATCTGGACCGGCTCGGCAGGGAGGAGCTCGACCAGCTCGCCGCGGAGATCAGGTCCTTCCTCGTCGACGCCGTCTCCAAGACCGGCGGGCACCTCGGCCCCAACCTCGGGGTGGTCGAACTGACGATCGCCCTGCACCGGGTCTTCGACTCGCCCAAGGACAAGGTCCTCTTCGACACCGGCCACCAGGCCTACGTCCACAAGCTGCTCACCGGCCGCCAGGACTTCGGCGGCCTGCGCACCAAGGGCGGCCTCTCCGGCTACCCCTCGCGCGCCGAGTCCGAGCACGACGTGATCGAGAACTCGCACGCCTCCACCGTGCTCGGCTGGGCCGACGGCTTCGCCAAGGCCAACGAGGTGCTCGGCCGCGAGGACCACCACGTCGCCGCCGTCATCGGCGACGGAGCCCTGACCGGCGGCATGGCCTGGGAGGCGCTGAACAACATCGCCGCCGCCAAGGACCGCCCGCTGGTCATCGTCGTCAACGACAACGAGCGCTCCTACGGCCCCACCATCGGCGGCCTCGCCAACCACCTGGCCACCCTGCGCACCACGGACGGCTACGAGCGCTTCCTGGCCCGCGGCAAGGACCTCCTGGAGCGCACCCCCGTCGTCGGGAAGCCGCTCTACGAGACCCTGCACGGCGCCAAGAAGGGCCTCAAGGACTTCATCGCCCCGCAGGGCATGTTCGAGGACCTCGGCCTCAAGTACGTCGGCCCCATCGACGGCCACGACATCGAGGCCCTGGAATCGGCCCTCCAGCGCGCCAAGCGCTTCGGCGGCCCGGTCATCGTGCACTGCCTCACCCAGAAGGGCCGGGGCTACGAGCCGGCCGTCCAGGACGAGGCGGACCGCTTCCACGCGGTCGGCGTGATCCACCCGGACACCGGCCTGCCGGTCAAGACCGCCGCGGCCAGCTGGACCTCCGTCTTCGCCGACGAGATGGTCAAGCTCGGCAAGGACCGCAAGGACATCGTCGCGATCACCGCGGCCATGCTGCAGCCGGTCGGCCTGAAGAAGTTCGCGGACGCCTACCCGGACCGCATCTTCGACGTCGGCATCGCCGAGCAGCACGGGGCCACCTCCGCGGCCGGCCTGGCCAGCGGCGGCGTGCACCCGGTCTTCGCGGTCTACGCGACCTTCCTCAACCGCGCCTTCGACCAGGTCCTGATGGACGTGGCCCTGCACAAGTGCGGGGTCACCTTCGTCCTGGACCGGGCCGGGGTCACCGGTGACGACGGCGCCTCGCACAACGGCATGTGGGACATGTCCATCCTCCAGGTCGTCCCCGGCCTGCGGCTGGCCGCCCCGCGCGACGCCGAGCAGCTGCGCGCCCAGCTCCGCGAGGCCGTCGCGGTCGAGGACGCCCCCACGGTCGTGCGGTACTCCAAGGGCGTCGTCGGCCCGGCCGTCCCCGCCGTCGGCCGGATCGGCGGCATGGACGTGCTGCGCTCCCCGGCCCCCGAGGTCACCCGGCCGGACGTACTGATCGTCTCGGTCGGCGCGCTCGCCCCGATGTGCCTGGAGATCGCCGATCTCCTCGACAAGCAGGGCATCAGCTCGACCGTCGTCGACCCCCGCTGGGTCAAGCCGGTGGACGAGGCCCTGGCCCCGCTCGCCGACGGCCACCGCGTGGTCGTCACCGTCGAGGACAACGGCCGCACCGGCGGCGTGGGCGCCGCGGTGTCGCAGGCCCTGCGCGACGCGGGCGTCGACGTGCCGCTGCGCGACTTCGGCATCCCGCAGCGCTTCCTCGACCACGCGCTGCGCAAGGAGATCATGGCCGAGATCGGCCTGACCGCCCCGGACATCGCCCGTCAGGTCACCGGCCTGGTGGCCAAGCTCGACGGGCGCTACGAGAACGAGCCGGCGGCCACCGTCGACTGA